A window of the Pelagicoccus albus genome harbors these coding sequences:
- a CDS encoding TetR/AcrR family transcriptional regulator, with protein sequence MIPDNIAFTVAPMSEVVYPRKRRKSPKRDHLLDTALQLFYAGGFHAIGIDTLLAEAGVAKMTLYNHFESKDDLIVAALERHAAKRFTKLSEALGSGGEDPSDRLEAFFDFHQNWFAEKDFKGCPFQRAIAEYPDQSSPVLQAVRKHKQDILEKLVEIANDLDASDSKELAEQFYFLAEGAITKAHLFKDPAAAAKAKAAALELAEPSSDTRFSPLPTHLL encoded by the coding sequence TTGATTCCTGACAATATCGCCTTCACTGTGGCTCCCATGTCCGAAGTCGTCTACCCCCGCAAACGCCGCAAGTCCCCCAAACGCGACCATCTTCTCGATACCGCCTTGCAGCTTTTCTACGCCGGCGGATTTCACGCCATTGGCATCGACACCCTTTTGGCCGAGGCGGGCGTAGCCAAGATGACTCTCTACAATCACTTCGAATCGAAGGACGATCTCATCGTGGCCGCCCTCGAGCGACACGCGGCCAAACGGTTTACCAAACTCTCCGAAGCCCTGGGCTCTGGTGGCGAGGATCCCTCCGACAGGTTGGAGGCTTTTTTCGATTTCCACCAAAACTGGTTTGCGGAAAAGGATTTCAAGGGCTGCCCCTTTCAACGCGCGATTGCTGAGTATCCTGACCAGAGTTCGCCCGTCCTCCAAGCCGTTCGGAAACACAAGCAGGACATCCTCGAGAAGCTGGTTGAGATTGCCAACGATCTGGATGCTTCCGATTCAAAGGAACTTGCCGAACAGTTTTATTTCCTAGCCGAAGGAGCCATCACCAAAGCCCATTTGTTCAAAGATCCCGCAGCCGCGGCGAAGGCCAAAGCTGCCGCCTTGGAATTGGCGGAACCGAGCTCCGACACGCGTTTTTCTCCGCTGCCGACCCACCTTCTCTGA
- a CDS encoding LpxI family protein encodes MSQFLPPDFDKSAPVVLIAGRGEYPKLVAEKALAAGVNLRLMAFEGEAAQETIDLFPENHRVVINVGKIGAWLKAIKAFGCRYAIAAGQVKPGKLFKDLKPDIKAATLLVKLKRKNAHTIFGAIADELLANGQVALDARCFLDDQLATPGYMTKAYEKIEDTYIQHGIEIAQEMARLDVGQGVVVRKGTVLAVEAFEGTDPMLKRAGSFKTEQLVFVKTIKPEQDYRFDVPVFGLRTLEVMAEHNIGTAVLKAGSVIMVQKEQILAEAKRHKIQLIGF; translated from the coding sequence ATGTCCCAATTCCTACCACCAGATTTCGATAAATCCGCGCCCGTCGTCCTAATTGCCGGTCGCGGCGAATACCCGAAGCTGGTGGCGGAGAAGGCCTTGGCTGCGGGCGTGAACCTGAGGCTGATGGCCTTCGAAGGTGAAGCCGCTCAAGAGACCATCGACCTCTTTCCGGAAAACCATCGGGTCGTTATCAACGTCGGTAAGATCGGAGCCTGGCTCAAAGCCATCAAAGCCTTCGGCTGCCGCTACGCCATCGCGGCCGGCCAAGTCAAACCAGGCAAGCTCTTCAAGGATCTGAAACCGGACATCAAGGCGGCAACCTTGCTCGTTAAGCTCAAACGCAAAAACGCTCATACCATTTTCGGAGCCATCGCCGACGAACTGCTTGCCAACGGCCAAGTCGCCCTCGATGCCCGTTGCTTTCTCGACGACCAGCTAGCCACTCCCGGCTACATGACCAAGGCCTACGAGAAAATCGAAGACACCTACATCCAGCACGGTATCGAGATTGCTCAAGAGATGGCCCGCCTCGACGTCGGCCAAGGCGTAGTAGTCCGCAAAGGCACTGTCCTCGCCGTAGAAGCCTTTGAAGGGACCGACCCCATGCTCAAGCGAGCCGGCAGCTTCAAGACCGAGCAGCTCGTTTTCGTCAAAACGATCAAGCCGGAACAGGACTACCGCTTCGACGTACCCGTTTTTGGACTACGTACCCTGGAAGTCATGGCCGAGCACAATATCGGCACCGCGGTCCTAAAAGCCGGTAGTGTCATCATGGTGCAAAAGGAACAGATCCTAGCCGAAGCCAAACGCCACAAGATCCAGCTAATCGGCTTCTAA
- a CDS encoding DUF3307 domain-containing protein, giving the protein MPTFDLAIFVPLLAAHMLSDFALQTDSIARSKGRPLTLLLHLLITGLCAYLLLGDFSEWRLPLLVTASHGLIDLLKTRLSTARVSEAGAFVADQAAHLAVIFALSSLDWSRLKIFDPWWFEQNPVSYLHLLVIISGIIANTLAAGHFIAKALPAMISSDPKELPVDSGLYRAGRYIGHLERLLLLIFVYSGQLAAAGFLIAAKSVLRFQKANESRRETEYILVGTLLSFTLGIALAFATKLLLG; this is encoded by the coding sequence ATGCCCACCTTCGATCTAGCGATTTTTGTTCCCCTCCTCGCAGCTCACATGCTGTCCGACTTCGCCCTGCAGACCGATTCCATTGCTCGCAGCAAAGGCCGGCCCCTGACTCTGCTGCTCCACCTTCTCATCACTGGCCTTTGCGCCTATCTGTTGCTGGGCGACTTCTCGGAATGGCGGCTTCCCCTACTCGTAACCGCAAGCCACGGCCTAATCGATCTGCTGAAAACGCGCTTGTCGACAGCTCGCGTTTCCGAGGCCGGCGCCTTCGTCGCGGATCAGGCCGCCCACCTTGCGGTTATCTTTGCCCTGAGTTCCCTCGATTGGAGCCGGCTTAAGATTTTCGATCCTTGGTGGTTCGAGCAAAACCCAGTCTCCTACCTGCATCTCCTTGTGATCATATCAGGCATCATCGCCAACACGCTCGCCGCTGGTCACTTCATCGCCAAAGCCCTGCCGGCTATGATTTCATCCGACCCCAAGGAGCTTCCCGTCGATTCCGGACTTTACCGGGCCGGCCGCTACATCGGACACCTCGAGCGTCTACTCCTGCTCATTTTCGTATACAGTGGCCAGCTGGCTGCAGCCGGTTTTCTCATCGCGGCCAAGTCCGTTCTTCGTTTCCAGAAGGCCAACGAGAGCCGACGCGAAACCGAGTATATCCTCGTCGGCACATTGCTCAGCTTCACACTCGGCATCGCCCTCGCTTTCGCGACAAAATTGCTCCTCGGGTAA
- a CDS encoding esterase-like activity of phytase family protein codes for MSLLNMSRSSRTASSSAAKGLSLLFGLAFLLALLLLPLLNPEPNPGTPPTDGGPGGKPGKPGKPGPDKPASTETYFHRIATFPVFLNSSIEEDTVSEIIAATKDGKTLVYTDAELEALGFVDITDPYEPMPLGTVDLGGEPTSVKVHKNYALACVNTSEDFVNTSGKLVVIDIDSQVEIASFELGGQPDAIAISPDGRFAAVAIENERDEDLGDGTPPQAPAGFLAIVDLTGNPTMWEVRPVDLTGICDLFPEDPEPEFVDINKHNQVVITLQENNHLIIVDLPSGAVLNDFSAGTVDLTLVDTNENDLIELKDNLYDVPREADAVAWIDEDRFVTADEGDLDGGSRGFTIYHKDGSVLFSSGYADDHITAMVGHYPEGRSENKGNEPEGVTVAKYGKDQLIFIGSERSSVVSVYKLPKGSDEPEFLQVLAGGMGPEGLLAIPGRDLFVTASEEDSRGDKFRAAVTLYKYDADEPDYPTIASEDRADGTPIPWAALSALAADPSDASQAWTVYDSFYKKSRIFSVDTSGFPALIDEEIVLVDSYNAFATAIENAILAATTPGNPYYDAINAWGLEYFEMSEDSLINEDGTINVDPEGLARRADGGFWLASEGAGTVGDSGRPIESLDWLYKVAEDGSIEEVVSMPLATNAKQVRFGFEGVTSVGSGSSEVLYVAIQRKWAGDPHPRIGRYDTATGEWTFAFYPLDTPTSPAGGWVGLSEIVAINDSNFVVVERDNQGNLDATIKKIYQFSIDGVNFKPEDMSDSFETLAKLEVVDLLPHLESANGYVIEKVEGLAVLADGEAVIVTDNDGVDDSSGETQFIKIGPLPLN; via the coding sequence ATGAGCCTACTGAACATGTCTCGTTCTTCCAGAACGGCATCATCCTCCGCGGCGAAAGGATTGTCCCTCCTATTCGGACTCGCCTTCCTCCTCGCTCTCCTACTCCTTCCTCTCCTCAATCCAGAGCCAAATCCTGGCACTCCACCTACCGACGGCGGCCCCGGCGGAAAACCAGGAAAGCCCGGCAAGCCAGGACCTGACAAACCGGCGTCCACAGAAACCTACTTCCATCGAATCGCCACTTTTCCGGTTTTTCTAAATTCGAGCATCGAGGAGGATACCGTATCCGAAATCATCGCCGCGACCAAAGACGGCAAAACCCTCGTCTACACAGACGCTGAGCTTGAAGCCCTAGGCTTCGTCGATATCACCGATCCCTACGAGCCCATGCCTCTTGGCACAGTGGATCTGGGCGGAGAACCAACCTCTGTCAAAGTACACAAAAACTACGCCCTCGCATGCGTTAACACCAGTGAGGATTTTGTGAATACAAGCGGAAAGCTAGTAGTCATCGATATCGATAGCCAAGTAGAAATCGCGAGCTTCGAGCTTGGCGGCCAACCGGACGCCATCGCTATCAGCCCGGACGGACGTTTTGCCGCTGTGGCGATCGAAAACGAACGGGATGAAGATCTCGGCGACGGAACTCCTCCGCAAGCTCCCGCTGGCTTCCTCGCCATCGTCGACCTCACAGGAAATCCCACCATGTGGGAAGTTCGCCCTGTAGACTTGACCGGCATCTGCGATCTTTTCCCAGAAGATCCGGAGCCTGAATTCGTCGACATCAACAAGCATAACCAAGTTGTTATCACCCTACAGGAAAACAATCACCTGATCATCGTGGACCTGCCCAGTGGGGCAGTGCTTAACGACTTCTCGGCCGGCACCGTTGACCTCACTCTCGTGGACACCAACGAAAACGACCTTATCGAGCTGAAGGACAATCTCTATGATGTCCCTCGCGAAGCGGACGCGGTCGCTTGGATCGACGAGGACCGATTCGTAACCGCCGACGAGGGTGACCTCGACGGTGGATCTCGCGGCTTCACTATCTACCACAAAGATGGCAGCGTCCTCTTCAGCTCTGGCTACGCCGACGACCACATAACCGCCATGGTTGGGCATTACCCAGAAGGTCGTTCCGAAAACAAGGGCAACGAACCGGAAGGCGTAACCGTAGCAAAATACGGTAAGGACCAACTTATCTTCATTGGCTCCGAGCGTTCCAGCGTCGTATCCGTCTATAAATTACCAAAGGGCTCTGACGAACCGGAATTCCTCCAAGTTCTTGCCGGCGGAATGGGTCCGGAAGGTCTGCTCGCTATTCCAGGAAGAGACCTCTTCGTTACCGCGAGTGAAGAAGATTCACGCGGGGATAAATTCCGAGCCGCCGTTACCCTCTACAAGTATGACGCCGACGAGCCAGACTACCCAACCATCGCATCCGAAGATCGTGCCGATGGAACCCCAATTCCCTGGGCAGCATTGTCCGCTCTGGCCGCCGATCCTAGCGACGCGTCTCAAGCATGGACAGTCTACGACAGCTTCTATAAGAAGAGCCGTATCTTCAGTGTGGATACCTCCGGCTTCCCCGCCCTCATTGACGAGGAAATCGTCCTAGTCGATAGCTACAACGCCTTCGCAACAGCAATCGAAAACGCGATCCTCGCCGCCACCACTCCCGGCAACCCTTACTACGACGCCATCAACGCTTGGGGTCTAGAATACTTCGAAATGAGCGAAGACAGCCTCATCAACGAAGACGGCACCATAAACGTCGATCCCGAGGGGCTTGCGCGTCGAGCTGACGGAGGATTTTGGCTGGCCTCTGAAGGAGCTGGCACTGTGGGCGACTCCGGCCGCCCTATCGAATCCCTAGACTGGCTCTACAAAGTCGCCGAAGATGGCAGCATCGAAGAAGTCGTAAGCATGCCGCTTGCAACCAACGCTAAGCAGGTTCGCTTCGGATTTGAAGGTGTTACCTCGGTCGGATCCGGCAGCAGTGAAGTGCTGTATGTAGCGATCCAACGTAAATGGGCCGGCGATCCTCATCCCCGTATCGGACGCTATGATACCGCTACCGGCGAGTGGACCTTTGCGTTCTATCCTCTGGATACGCCTACCTCCCCCGCGGGTGGTTGGGTTGGCTTGTCCGAAATCGTTGCCATCAATGACTCAAACTTCGTAGTGGTCGAGCGCGACAACCAAGGAAACTTGGATGCGACGATCAAGAAGATCTACCAATTCTCCATCGACGGAGTGAACTTTAAGCCGGAGGACATGTCCGACTCCTTCGAAACACTCGCCAAGCTTGAAGTTGTCGATCTGCTGCCTCACCTCGAATCCGCCAACGGCTATGTAATCGAAAAGGTCGAAGGCCTCGCGGTTCTCGCCGATGGCGAAGCGGTAATCGTGACGGACAACGACGGCGTGGACGACAGCAGTGGCGAAACACAGTTCATAAAGATTGGCCCCCTCCCTCTCAATTAG
- the leuS gene encoding leucine--tRNA ligase, which translates to MAKSADYNFSEIEPAWQKFWDENKTFAASNDSEKEKYFVMDMFPYPSGAGLHIGHPLGYTGSDILARYQRAKGKNVLHPIGWDAFGLATEQYAIKTGKHPRVTSVERIGHFRNQLKSVGFSFDYDREVDTTDPKYYRWTQWIFLQLFKRGLAYVDMRPVWWCDELKTVLANEEVIDGKSERGNHPVVRRNLRQVVLKITEYADRLIEDLELVDWPASTKKMQQEWIGKSTGATVRFGLDGLEESLEIYTTRPDTLMGVTYMVVSPEHPLLGKLTVADKKEAVDAYVTAAAGKSDLERTDLAKEKTGVFTGSYAIHPITGEKIPVWVADYVLISYGTGAIMAVPAHDTRDFEFAEQFDLPITPVIKGSDEDVLPYIGDGVLVNSGEFDGLPWEEAKEKITAQLKAKGTGEESTQYKLRDWLFSRQRYWGEPFPIAWVSQADYEAAAASGAISDWLPEEPVTYEDEDGKVYALPVPPAALPLELPYVESYEPAGTGESPLKKAEDWMEIWYNYATGEFVPASQEKPEGAEWVRASRETNTMPQWAGSCWYYLRYMDPHNEELLASPEALEYWKTPDMYVGGAEHAVLHLLYARFWHKVLYDAGVVPTKEPFGKLFHQGMLLGEDGKKISKSAGNGVDPVSVVNEYGADTLRTYLMFLGPLEARKPWNSKGIGGVSRFLNKIWREIVGKDGEVSSKIQDGFQDSKETEKLLHETIKKVSEDIEGMSFNTAISQLMIFVNHLQGVETISLATAKALVQMVSPMAPHIGEELWNRLGETTSVGLGPWPKLDESKLVSDEVKIVFQVNGKFRGQAMVSKTSTQDEVLALAQADERVAAHTEGKTIRKVIYVPGKILNIVAN; encoded by the coding sequence ATGGCAAAGAGCGCAGACTACAATTTCAGCGAAATAGAGCCGGCCTGGCAGAAATTCTGGGACGAGAACAAGACCTTCGCGGCCTCCAACGATTCCGAAAAGGAAAAGTACTTCGTGATGGACATGTTCCCATATCCGTCCGGAGCGGGCCTGCACATCGGCCACCCGCTGGGCTACACTGGTTCAGACATCCTCGCTCGCTACCAGCGCGCCAAGGGCAAGAACGTGCTGCACCCGATCGGCTGGGACGCCTTCGGCCTCGCCACCGAACAGTACGCCATCAAGACCGGCAAGCACCCGCGCGTCACTTCCGTCGAGCGTATCGGCCACTTCCGCAACCAGCTCAAATCGGTCGGCTTCTCCTTCGACTACGACCGCGAAGTCGATACCACCGACCCGAAATACTACCGCTGGACCCAGTGGATCTTCCTTCAACTCTTCAAACGCGGCCTTGCCTACGTCGACATGCGTCCTGTCTGGTGGTGCGACGAGCTGAAGACCGTATTGGCCAATGAGGAAGTGATCGACGGCAAGTCGGAACGCGGCAACCACCCAGTCGTTCGCCGCAATCTGCGTCAGGTCGTTCTCAAGATCACAGAATACGCGGATCGCCTCATCGAAGACTTGGAGCTCGTCGACTGGCCTGCCTCTACCAAGAAGATGCAGCAGGAGTGGATCGGCAAGTCCACCGGAGCCACCGTACGCTTCGGTCTGGACGGCTTGGAAGAATCGCTGGAAATCTACACCACTCGTCCGGACACCTTGATGGGCGTGACCTACATGGTCGTTTCTCCGGAGCATCCTCTTCTAGGCAAGCTCACCGTAGCGGACAAGAAGGAGGCGGTCGACGCCTACGTGACCGCCGCAGCCGGCAAGTCCGACCTCGAACGCACCGACCTGGCCAAGGAAAAGACCGGCGTCTTCACCGGCTCCTACGCCATCCATCCCATCACCGGCGAAAAGATCCCGGTCTGGGTAGCGGACTACGTTCTCATTTCCTACGGCACCGGAGCCATCATGGCGGTACCGGCCCACGACACGCGTGACTTCGAGTTCGCGGAGCAATTCGATTTGCCGATCACCCCCGTCATCAAGGGCAGCGACGAAGATGTCCTCCCCTACATTGGCGACGGCGTTTTGGTAAACTCCGGCGAATTCGATGGCCTCCCATGGGAAGAAGCCAAGGAAAAGATCACCGCTCAGCTCAAAGCCAAGGGCACAGGCGAGGAATCCACCCAATACAAGCTGCGCGACTGGCTCTTCTCCCGTCAACGCTACTGGGGCGAGCCATTCCCGATCGCTTGGGTTTCCCAAGCGGACTACGAAGCGGCCGCCGCTAGCGGAGCTATCTCCGATTGGTTGCCCGAAGAGCCCGTCACCTACGAAGATGAAGACGGCAAGGTCTACGCCCTGCCCGTTCCTCCCGCCGCCCTGCCGCTCGAGCTTCCCTACGTGGAATCCTACGAGCCAGCTGGCACTGGCGAAAGTCCGCTCAAGAAAGCGGAAGACTGGATGGAGATCTGGTACAACTACGCGACCGGCGAATTCGTTCCTGCCTCACAGGAAAAGCCGGAAGGCGCCGAGTGGGTACGCGCTTCCCGCGAAACCAACACCATGCCGCAATGGGCCGGCTCTTGCTGGTACTACCTTCGCTACATGGATCCTCACAACGAGGAGCTCCTCGCCTCTCCAGAAGCTCTAGAGTATTGGAAAACTCCCGACATGTACGTGGGCGGAGCGGAGCACGCGGTGCTTCACCTTCTCTACGCACGTTTCTGGCACAAGGTGCTCTACGATGCAGGCGTAGTCCCCACCAAGGAACCATTTGGCAAGCTCTTCCACCAAGGCATGCTCCTAGGCGAAGACGGAAAGAAGATTTCCAAGTCTGCCGGAAACGGTGTCGATCCCGTGTCAGTGGTTAATGAATACGGAGCGGATACCCTGCGTACCTACCTGATGTTCCTCGGACCACTCGAGGCCCGCAAGCCTTGGAACTCCAAGGGCATCGGCGGAGTTAGCCGTTTCCTCAACAAGATCTGGCGTGAAATCGTCGGCAAGGACGGCGAAGTCAGCTCCAAGATCCAAGACGGATTCCAAGATTCCAAGGAAACCGAAAAGCTCCTTCACGAAACCATCAAAAAGGTCAGCGAAGACATCGAAGGCATGAGTTTCAACACCGCCATTTCGCAACTGATGATCTTCGTCAATCATCTGCAAGGCGTGGAAACCATCAGCCTCGCCACCGCGAAAGCGTTGGTGCAAATGGTATCTCCCATGGCTCCGCACATTGGTGAAGAGCTCTGGAATCGTCTCGGTGAAACGACATCGGTTGGCCTCGGCCCTTGGCCCAAGCTCGACGAGTCAAAACTGGTTTCCGACGAAGTTAAGATCGTTTTCCAGGTCAACGGGAAGTTCCGCGGTCAAGCGATGGTATCCAAGACTTCCACACAAGACGAAGTCCTCGCTCTCGCCCAAGCCGACGAACGCGTAGCCGCCCACACGGAAGGCAAAACCATCCGCAAAGTCATCTACGTCCCCGGCAAGATCCTAAACATCGTCGCCAACTAG
- a CDS encoding type II toxin-antitoxin system RelE/ParE family toxin, which translates to MARVIWAETALRDLESIAEYIELEDPTAAKRVVRRVFEKTDQLIDFPESGSVPKLLRGTPYRRLISKPVLIYYRIEDEVAYVVHIVKEERAFDLSRIVESQK; encoded by the coding sequence ATGGCTCGCGTAATCTGGGCGGAAACCGCCCTCAGGGATCTGGAATCGATAGCTGAGTATATCGAGTTGGAGGATCCGACTGCAGCAAAACGCGTGGTTAGACGTGTTTTCGAGAAGACTGATCAACTGATAGATTTTCCTGAGTCGGGCTCTGTTCCGAAGTTGTTGAGAGGAACCCCATACCGGAGGCTGATTTCCAAGCCGGTTTTGATCTACTATCGGATTGAAGATGAAGTCGCTTACGTGGTTCACATTGTGAAAGAGGAGCGAGCCTTCGATCTGTCTCGGATTGTTGAAAGTCAAAAATAG
- a CDS encoding type II toxin-antitoxin system Phd/YefM family antitoxin: MRIELVTSLKRRATEIIRELNQKRDPVLITEHGKPAAYLIDVQSFQEIMKRNELLEGLARGESAIEQGRVVSQVGAKERMSKWLA, from the coding sequence ATGAGAATCGAACTTGTCACAAGTCTGAAGAGGCGTGCAACTGAGATCATTCGCGAATTGAATCAAAAGCGCGACCCCGTCCTGATCACCGAGCACGGAAAGCCTGCAGCTTATTTGATAGATGTTCAATCGTTCCAAGAGATTATGAAGAGGAATGAACTGCTGGAAGGCTTAGCTCGTGGAGAGTCAGCCATCGAGCAGGGGCGGGTTGTATCTCAAGTTGGTGCGAAAGAGCGAATGAGTAAATGGCTCGCGTAA
- a CDS encoding endo-1,4-beta-xylanase yields MDQRTPLLATLALIGLPYSLAQADISHRKADLTVQVQTVSGTPLEGATIQIEMLNHAFRFGCAVEHHRIDPESSGYDPFTVEQLQKHFNSMTYGNVMKWTYYEARSEEENLALAALPKTLAAFDSPDALRLRGHVTVWGSSYQVPTRVRNSSDGDYIQQQILEHVSDYHATFKDSGIDNFDLYNEHFHVPELLIDKIADSSDTTAQAAKVAEWFNQAKASDPEAVLFINDYNILNYWTDQDEDVIAYKAFIDAVRDAGGQIDGIGLQAHMDRPTTTKERVTRRLDILAAPMEPTANHPNGLPGLRLEITELDMSVQNRFFDNSWGWPNPTMEEQVSVTQAVLEAAFEHPSVDGLTIWGLNDFDHWRGNSIMYDDLSDDDSGTTRTQIEPELKATGQLWIDKVEGEWWEDHEGLSSSSGSFAANTFKGSHRVTVTYQGESQEAIVRIDSEDTVTFEFSIDALDATTYDEWSDRIDWLESSSERDADPDADGVDNFSEFAFGTDPLAFDSPQSPQFVTSDGVNYSIRYALRAADSGIIADVMQSSDLVNWEYAPRFERVYFPTIIDGFANYTVHLPLFETDLFYRIATKER; encoded by the coding sequence ATGGATCAGCGTACCCCCTTGCTCGCCACCCTGGCCCTCATCGGCCTGCCCTACTCTCTCGCCCAAGCAGACATCTCCCACCGAAAGGCGGATTTGACCGTCCAAGTCCAGACTGTGTCTGGAACGCCCTTGGAAGGAGCTACCATTCAGATCGAGATGCTCAACCACGCTTTCCGCTTCGGCTGCGCCGTGGAGCACCACCGCATCGATCCGGAATCCTCGGGCTACGATCCCTTCACCGTCGAACAGCTACAAAAGCACTTCAACTCCATGACCTACGGAAATGTCATGAAGTGGACCTACTACGAAGCTCGCTCGGAAGAGGAAAACCTAGCTCTAGCCGCCCTGCCAAAAACCTTGGCCGCCTTCGACAGTCCAGACGCTCTGCGCCTGCGGGGACACGTCACCGTCTGGGGTTCGTCTTACCAAGTTCCCACCCGAGTCAGGAACTCGTCCGATGGCGATTACATCCAACAACAAATCCTCGAGCACGTCAGCGACTATCACGCCACCTTCAAGGACTCGGGCATCGACAACTTCGACTTGTACAACGAGCACTTCCACGTGCCGGAACTTCTCATCGACAAGATCGCCGACTCGAGCGACACCACGGCGCAAGCGGCCAAAGTTGCCGAATGGTTCAACCAAGCCAAAGCCTCCGATCCGGAAGCGGTCCTCTTTATCAACGACTACAACATCCTCAACTACTGGACGGATCAGGACGAGGATGTCATTGCCTATAAAGCCTTCATCGACGCCGTCCGCGACGCCGGGGGACAGATCGACGGGATCGGCCTACAAGCTCACATGGACCGACCCACGACCACCAAAGAGCGCGTCACCCGCCGGCTAGACATTCTCGCCGCTCCCATGGAGCCGACTGCCAATCATCCGAATGGCCTGCCGGGCTTGCGACTGGAAATTACGGAGCTGGATATGTCGGTGCAAAACCGTTTCTTCGACAATTCCTGGGGCTGGCCAAATCCCACCATGGAAGAACAAGTCTCCGTTACTCAAGCGGTGCTGGAGGCCGCCTTCGAGCACCCCTCCGTCGACGGCCTAACCATTTGGGGCTTGAACGACTTCGATCACTGGCGGGGAAATTCCATCATGTACGACGACCTATCCGACGACGATAGCGGAACCACTCGAACCCAAATCGAGCCGGAACTCAAGGCCACCGGACAACTCTGGATCGACAAAGTAGAAGGAGAATGGTGGGAGGACCACGAAGGCCTCTCCTCGTCTTCCGGCTCATTCGCAGCCAATACCTTCAAAGGCTCACATCGCGTGACCGTGACCTACCAAGGCGAATCCCAAGAAGCCATCGTCCGTATCGACTCCGAGGATACCGTAACTTTCGAATTCTCAATCGACGCCCTGGACGCGACCACCTACGACGAATGGAGTGATCGCATCGATTGGCTGGAAAGCTCGAGCGAGCGGGACGCCGATCCGGACGCGGATGGAGTGGACAACTTTTCGGAATTCGCCTTCGGCACTGATCCGCTGGCCTTCGATTCCCCGCAATCCCCTCAGTTCGTGACAAGCGACGGAGTCAATTATTCGATTCGCTACGCCCTTCGGGCCGCCGACTCCGGTATAATCGCAGACGTCATGCAATCGAGCGACTTGGTAAACTGGGAATATGCTCCCCGCTTCGAACGAGTCTACTTCCCAACCATTATCGACGGCTTCGCCAATTACACAGTCCACCTCCCCTTATTCGAAACGGACCTTTTTTACCGGATCGCTACCAAAGAACGATGA
- a CDS encoding uracil-DNA glycosylase has translation MKAEVEALVEELKRLRKAGVSRVNVSDAAIQALKRHAKAPTLDAKTRAAVLESIPDKVRSADGRDFDKVLTETKTETKKAAASRSYGAKLPRPPRVHLPEGDKQTRWDYLKEKVLTSSTCNEHVKPGKKVVFGIGNLDADIFFCGEAPGADEETQGEPFVGPAGQLLDKMIAAMGIKRADAYIGNIMNWRPEMPGPRGNRPPTAEEMAYCMPFLKAQLEIVQPKVIVALGATAAKGLLGADSFRALREVKGSWQEFEGIPVMPTYHPSYLLRNDTKRDKRGAWEDWLKVMEKIGLPISDKQSRYFL, from the coding sequence ATGAAGGCGGAAGTCGAAGCGCTAGTCGAAGAGTTGAAGCGTTTGCGCAAGGCAGGCGTGTCGCGTGTTAACGTATCCGACGCGGCTATACAGGCCTTGAAGCGGCATGCCAAGGCTCCGACCCTAGATGCGAAGACGAGGGCCGCGGTGCTCGAATCCATTCCCGACAAGGTTCGTTCCGCCGACGGAAGGGATTTCGACAAGGTCCTGACTGAGACTAAGACGGAAACGAAAAAGGCGGCGGCTTCCCGCAGCTATGGAGCGAAGCTTCCCCGTCCGCCGCGAGTGCACTTGCCGGAAGGGGACAAGCAGACGCGCTGGGACTACCTCAAGGAAAAGGTCTTAACTTCGTCTACTTGCAACGAGCATGTGAAGCCCGGGAAAAAGGTCGTTTTTGGCATCGGCAATCTCGATGCCGACATCTTCTTCTGTGGCGAGGCTCCCGGAGCGGATGAGGAAACCCAAGGCGAACCCTTCGTCGGTCCAGCCGGTCAACTTCTGGACAAGATGATTGCCGCTATGGGTATCAAGCGAGCGGATGCCTACATCGGAAACATCATGAACTGGCGTCCCGAGATGCCTGGTCCGAGGGGAAATCGTCCGCCGACAGCTGAGGAAATGGCGTATTGCATGCCCTTTCTCAAAGCTCAGCTCGAGATCGTGCAGCCCAAGGTGATTGTGGCCTTGGGAGCAACGGCAGCCAAAGGGCTCTTGGGGGCGGACTCGTTTCGAGCCTTGCGTGAGGTAAAGGGCAGCTGGCAAGAATTCGAAGGAATCCCCGTGATGCCCACCTACCACCCATCGTATTTGCTCCGCAATGACACGAAGCGCGACAAGCGTGGCGCATGGGAGGATTGGCTAAAGGTGATGGAAAAGATCGGGCTTCCGATCAGCGACAAGCAAAGCCGTTATTTCCTCTAA